The Candidatus Ozemobacteraceae bacterium sequence CAGGAGTCTTTCAGGCTGTCCTTGATCGACATGACGTAGTTCAGGATCTTCCACCAGATCGAGATGTCGAGGAGGCCGAGACCGACGACCACGAAGCCCATGACGGCGCCGCTGCGGAACGCGACGGTCAGGCCTTGGTTCAGCGACTTTGCCGCAGCGGCGGTGGTTCTGCTGCTGGCGTTCGTCGCGGTCTTCATGCCGAGGTAGCCCGATAGGCCGCTGAAGAAGCCGCCGGTCAGGAAGGCGATCGGCGTCCAGGGGCTCTGCACCTTCAGAACGAAGGCCAGGAACGCGAAAAAGGCGAACGCCACGACGAAGAACATGGCGACGATCCGGTACTGCTGCCACAGGTAGGACATGGCGCCTTCGCGAACGTAACCGGCGATTTCCTGCGACCGCTCGGACCCTGAATCAGACGCCATCATCTGCGAATAGAAAATGTAGGCGAACGTCAGGGCCAGAACCGCTCCGACAGGAGCAAACCAGAACAACAATTGGATGTCCACAGAACCTCCTCAGATATTCCCCGGATTCGGGGAGATGCGTTTACCCTCTGATCACGAAAGCAAAGAATTATCCCAAAGCTATCGATACTTGTCAATTTTCCCGTGTCGGAGGTAGCATCCCGTACCATGCCGCTATCGACAGAAATCAAGCCCGCGTCGTTTCTTCGCGATGCCGTGATGGCCGGCGTCATGCTCGCTCTCGCCCTGGCGCTGCAGAACCTGCGGCTTCCCAACCTTGTGACCGGGGCCCTAGTCAATGCCATTTTCACCGTGACCCTGTCGGTTGCCGGCCTCAGGAGCGCCCTGCTGCTCGCGGGACTGACCCCCGTCGGGGCGTTCCTCACCGGTCATCTTCCCCCGCCCCTGATCCTCTTGATGCCCGTCATCATTCCTGGAAATATTGTGTATGTTATAATTACAGGAATGCTGCGGAGGCGAACGCTCGCGGGAGAGGCCGTCTGCGCCGCCGCCGCGAAGGCTCTCTTCATCGGGGTGGGGGGGGGGCTCCTGGCCCGCTGGACGGCCATGCCGCACGAAACGCAGGCCCTTCTCTGGGGAATCGTCGGGATCCAGTTCTTCACGGCCGTCGCCGGAACGCTTCTCGGGGAAGTCGTCGTCTCGCGCGTGACCCGCGAAAATCAGCCGGCCTGATCGCTGGCGTCTTCCTTCCGGTGATCGCCGCGCGCCTCGATGGCGAGTTCCTCGATCCGTCCGGTCACGGCGTAGGAAAGGCTGAAGGCGACGAACAGGGCGATGAGAAGGAACGCCAGTCCGAGGCAGAAGTTCAGGATCAGCAGCTTGCGGATATTCTCGAACTCGCGCTGCAGAGGAAATCCGAGCCTGATCGAGCCGAAACGTTCCTCGCCGATGATAATGGGAACGGCCGCTTCGTAGATCTGCTCTCCGCGATACAGGGCGCGTCGCATCATCAGGTCCGTCGCCGTCAGGCTCTCGAAACTCCACTTGTCGTTCAGATACTTGCCGTTGAGGCCGCTGTCGGTTCCGGCGATGATCTTGCCCGTTTTCGACGTGATGACGCAGTACCGCAGAAGGCCCATGCCGGCGTATTCCCTGAGGGCGAACTCGATGCCCTGGAAGTTGTTCCGCGCGAGCTGTTCGGCCATGCCGACCGCGATGACCTTGCCGAGCATCCGTCCTTCGCCTTTCGCTCGCTCCAGGCCTGCGTCCCACTCGACCCGGGTGATGATGTAGATGCTCAGCAGCATCAACAGGATGATCAGCAGACCGAAGGCCGCCGCAAGCTTCTGACGGATTTCCCGGGCTTCGGTCTGCATCTGGATCGCGGATTGTCCGTTATTCTCCACTGTCGATCGCCTCTTCGAGGATGTCGTAGTCGGAAGGATTCGGCGTTTTCACCTGGAAAAGCCCCGCCAGCGGCTCGGTTGCCAGAACCGTCTCCCCGTATCGGCGAAACTCGGCGAGGAAAGCCGGCAGGATCGCCGGTTGCGACGCGGCGGCGGCAATGTACACCCCGCCCGGGATCGGCTTCGAGGCGTGAATGATTTTCAACTTTTGCCGCCGCTCCTCATCGAGCTCTTCGTAAAACGTGTTCGACAGGACGATGACGTCGAATTCGTCGCTGAGCAGCCCCAGCGTCGAATTCGTCAGATTGTCGTTGTAGCTGATCTGACGGAAGAACAGGCTGGGATCCTCGACCCCGGCAGCCTTCAGCTCCTGCAGGGGAACGAAGTATCCGCTCATCGAGTCTTTCGCCCGGAAGCAGATGCGCGTATCCCGAAGGTCCGCGATGGAAGATGCGACGCTGTTGGCACGAACGACGAACAGCGACGTCTTCGGCGTCGCCCCGGCCCGCTCGAAGACCGCGGTGATCGGGTATTGCCTGCGGAGCTTGGCGTAGGCCACGGCCGAGATCGAGCCCATCACCGCTTTGCCCGTCAGCACCCGCTGAATGACGTCGGATGCGTCGGATCCGATGTCCAGCTTTGCCTGGGACGCGAGGCGCGAGGCGATTTTCTGGAGCCGGGGCCCGACCAGGACGAAGAACCGGAACAGATCTCCCTGCGGAATCGTGAAACAGACCGGAATTTCCCGGCGGTTCCCGATCGCGGCGTTCGAAAACACCTCGTTCTGGGTGTTCGACAGGTTGGAAAAAACTTCGTCAAGCCCCTGGGGAGTGGTGAAAAAGATGAAATCCTTCCAGAGAATGCCGCTCATGGCGAGAACACCCGCCAGCAGCAGCAGGAGGATTCCCGAAAAAATCGAATTGCGCTTCGATGTGCTCATAGCCCGATGTCGCCACTATACCATGAACGACAACGCCCCCCGCAACCGGGCAACGCAAAAACCCGTCCGACGGCATCCCGAAAAAACGCAGGGGCGGGTTCGAAACCCGCCCCGCGACGCGCATGCGATGAAAATATATCTGTTGTTATATGAGCAAAAACGTCAGTTCCCGTGCAGGGTGTTGAAGGAATCCTGCGCGTCGAGATTCTTCTCGATGCTCAGGAACGCCTCGGTGCCGGCCGAGTTCTTCTTGAAGCTGTCGCGCAGCTGCGGGTTGTCCCGAAGCAGGTTCGTGATCGACGTTTCGGTGCTTTCGACGAACATCATCAGCGAGTCGTCCGAGGCGGCCCGCAGTCTCCGGTCGGCCGACCGAAGATCGGACATCATCGCGTTGAGGCGCGCGGCGGGGGTCGAAGCGGCGGGCGAGAGGATCCATTTCACGGTGTTGCGCGCCAGCACGTCGTGCTGGAACTTCGGGTTGGTGAATCCGTTGTGGAGCTTATCGCGGGGATCGCCGGTGCCGTCGTCGTAGGGCGAGCTGTCACCCATCGCGACGACCCGGCCGCCCTTCGTGCCGACGATGGCGGTCGCTATGAATGCTCCGCCGCCGTTCTTCGCGCTGAAGAAAATGTGGCCTTCGGCGCTGCCGCTGAGGCAGCGGACGGAGGTGCCGCCCCACGTGCCGACGGCCCTGACGCCTTGGGTGAGCGGGGTCTTGCGATACTCGCCGCCCGCCGGCGCTTCGGTGAAATACCGGATCTCGAGCTCGAGGCCGAGCTTGGGAAGGAACCGGTTCAGCACGCCGACCGAGTCGATGCCGTCGCCGTTCCGGTCGGAGTTGTTATGGTCGCCGATGGCGTAGAGGGCGCCGCCGTTGTTCACGAAATCGACGATCGCCTTTTCCTCGGTCGGGGTGTA is a genomic window containing:
- a CDS encoding PhnD/SsuA/transferrin family substrate-binding protein, whose translation is MSTSKRNSIFSGILLLLLAGVLAMSGILWKDFIFFTTPQGLDEVFSNLSNTQNEVFSNAAIGNRREIPVCFTIPQGDLFRFFVLVGPRLQKIASRLASQAKLDIGSDASDVIQRVLTGKAVMGSISAVAYAKLRRQYPITAVFERAGATPKTSLFVVRANSVASSIADLRDTRICFRAKDSMSGYFVPLQELKAAGVEDPSLFFRQISYNDNLTNSTLGLLSDEFDVIVLSNTFYEELDEERRQKLKIIHASKPIPGGVYIAAAASQPAILPAFLAEFRRYGETVLATEPLAGLFQVKTPNPSDYDILEEAIDSGE
- a CDS encoding sodium/proton-translocating pyrophosphatase codes for the protein MDIQLLFWFAPVGAVLALTFAYIFYSQMMASDSGSERSQEIAGYVREGAMSYLWQQYRIVAMFFVVAFAFFAFLAFVLKVQSPWTPIAFLTGGFFSGLSGYLGMKTATNASSRTTAAAAKSLNQGLTVAFRSGAVMGFVVVGLGLLDISIWWKILNYVMSIKDSLKDSWMSIFVVHDYIEITTIMLTFGMGASSQALFARVGGGIFTKAADVGADLVGK